From the genome of Phoenix dactylifera cultivar Barhee BC4 chromosome 17, palm_55x_up_171113_PBpolish2nd_filt_p, whole genome shotgun sequence:
ATATGCCGCTCGTACGGGGCCAGACTTCCCTCTCGGACTTGTCGTCGTGGGCATTAAAATAACAGAGAAGTGCCTACGACCTGTTTGGGGAAATGCCTAGGAGCATTTCACCAAGAAACGGCCCCGATCCACCATCTTCTTTCTCTAGTCTTCTAGCCTTCAGCGTTTCCACgttcaaagcaaagatggctGGTTCTGCCGACCAGCCTTGCCATGTTCGATCAATCATCATGCCTTCTGCATCTCACCCCATCGAGTCAAAAATGGGCTCTACAAGCTACAGACTTTGTGTGGTTTCATCTGCTGTAGAAGCTCAGATGTTGTTTGATGGTTCGAGAGGGCTTGGTGATGCGTACAGCTGCACGAGCTTCTGAGCTCTGGTACCACATTAAGATCCAACCCAAAAACTTAAGCTTGTAGATGCCTAGATGGATGAGCACTAAAGTCCTCAATCTATCCAATGTAGGACTATTCCTCAACAAGGTCTATCAGTCTTTTGGATTCATGCAGTGAAGCAAGGGACAACTTCGCTAAGCACGACGGTCAAGACCTTCAGTTGTCCCTTCGAATAAGAGGAGATGCAACTACTGAAAGCAAACTGGATGCTTACACTTGTGCAAGGAACTAGATTCAGAAAATAGAGATTATTGAAGCGAATGGGCAATAAATGTGTCTTGTTTGAGAGTGGACAAGGATTGCGAGCTATTAATGATAGTGCTGGTCTTGGTGGAAGCAAGAGAGAATACCCTTGCTCTCCTACCATCCATCTTGGCTTTGTTGTCCAAGCCCAAGCCAAAATCAAAGGTTACCAGGCGGTCCTCTGTTTCAAAGGCTTTGCGCAGGAGGAAAGTGGCCTCTGAAGGAGAGCATGAGGATCTAAATGAAATAAGCAATGTGGATTTCTTGTTCCGTGCTGCCTATGAGGGCCTTTCCTGCAAAGATGTTGATGATGAGAAGTTACTAAAGGCACAAAAACAATTGGGGGACACTGGAAGCATGCGCCGGATATTTGGAGAGTGGTATAGAGTTCTTGTTCAGGAAACTAATTCAAAATAGAGTCTCTCTTCTTAATGTACTCGAGTCTTTGAAAGTCACCATCCCTAGAATCCTCATTTTGTGCatgagtttttatttttttcctggaCTTGCATTTTTTGTACATGGTTTGTAACATATAGGTGCCTTTTCATATTAATACAGGGATTTGTGGACACAATAACACCTATCTTCCTTATGCTCCAAAATGATGAAACgataaaaaggcaaaaaaagaTCATACTctgaattcatattttttttaacaaagatAAAGAAATATGCTGTCACTTTGCTTGACACCGCAATCAACATCTGGTTTTCTCCATTAGATCCTTCAGCAGGTTTCCTGATAAGGAGGAATTAGCAAGCCTTCCTTTGCCAAGGTGTGAAATTTAACCATCATACCAAGGGTAAAAAACTTCTATAGTTGGTTGGTCAATGTTAGTCAAAACGAGATTATGACAGTGGATAATCTGATGGATAGGAACATGGAGAGAAACTGGATGGGTGCCCCGGACTATTTCCCCTAAGGTGTTCACAAACAACTGTGTATCTCTGTTGCTTCAGAGTAGGTTCCTTTATTTTAAATAGCCATTAGGCTCCAAGTCTTGATCATGCAAACAAAACTCTCTCCCAATTGCATTTATTTGAGCACTTATTGTCAACCAAGTGCTAGTAGATCATTGGCAGatgctccaaaaaaaaaatttccaaatACACCTACTGCTCAGATTAAGATCACAAAAAAGATAATGTTGGTTTGTTTTGGCCACCCACATAAGAAGGAGGCTTGGTAACCTATTCTCTATATTAAAATTTAGATTATCCGACCAAACCATACTAAATTTTGATAACCCAATTTTAGCAAGGATGCTGGGACCTACATATGGGGAGTATATGAGAACTCGAGAATGTGTGTTTAGTATCATATTGGTTATGCACTACATATATTTTCGATATTTATATACGACCAATAAATTTAAGTAAAATTTTTTTGCTATTATTTTTTAGGTAAGGTCTGAGTTGTTATATGGATGCTcgatttatttttttgtatacTGTATAGTCTTTGATGCAAACAATTTATGATGTACACGAATGCAGGtctagatgattttcaaatgcaTGGATATATGCAACATAGGAAATGAAAATGCCTTGCTCAATAATTACCACCCACaccatatttataaaaaataataataatgtacGGTCTTTAATGTCCATCACTCGAATTTTCTAGAGTCTGCACTAGTGATTGGATTCGCTGTGCCCTTGCCGTCGTCCTTGTCCAACCATGGCTTCTGTTGCGTCCACCACATTGACTCTCGTCCGTGGCTACCAACTGTTGCTTCATCCTTTTTATCAGCGCAAGTGATGTGCAATGGATTGAGAGAGCTTGGAGATCTTTACGGTTGCTAGAGTGTCGATGAAAGCAAGAGAAATCACCATATCTCTAGTCCAATCCATGTAATTTTACTTAGTGTCAAGGCAGAAAGACTTGTCACACCtcaagacctcatccaaaaagactagtAGAAAGATATTTTTGGGGTTTTTTAGTCGTGTATAAGTATTTAAGATCTTTTCGACGAATAACCGATATACAACTCAAGGCGGGTCCTCAtatgctctttccatttaagcTCTGACATCCTCATTAGACTAacaattcaaatccattcaaatctaattacaagcacCACGATAGGCTCGTGATCAATCTCCATGAACGCGTGCTACAGTATCTTCTAGTCCACATAGACTATAGACCGAGTTcgttctgataccatttgtcacaatccaggatctcatccaaaaaaaattagtCGGAAGAAAATTTTTAAGTTCCTTAATTCCATATAAAAAGGATGTTGATCCTTGGAAGGTAATCAAGGAAGAAGACAAAAGTTAGCGTCGAAGGTCTgcaatattttttctaaaaaaaacccCTATGGACAGAGAAATTTCATCTTTTGTTTAAGAATACATGCTTTTGGTGTGCTTTAAACTTATTGTCTTAGCGTACGTGAAGGAGTACACTAATTAAACTCCATGTATGTCCTCCTCTGCATGAATTGGCGTCTCGTAAGTTCAAGCAAGATTTCAACTTCAAGTTCTTGATATCATACGTCGGATTTGAATAATTATACTGCATTATTGTCTGTTTATCTCATCCATTTAACGGAACGGTGTTTATCTCATTATATAAGATGATGATGGCTAAAGATCCAATTGCAAACTATTGGAATGTTCTCAAGTTTTGTCTTTAGGTCAGTTTGGATTGACAGGAGAGTGCTATCAGTCTCTCTTTTGGAGAAGGTGACGGGTCGTAGCAGAGGGTCGAGCAATGGGGAACGGTGACGGGCGAGGGTGGTGGAGACGAAGACTTCGCTGGTGGTGGATCAGTGTAGCTTCCAGGCATCGAGCACAGCGGGTTGCCGGAGTTTTAGAGGTCCGGCGGGGCCGCGGACAATGGGGCGGAGGCTGGAACCGTGTAAATACTTGTTCTCCAAATGTATACCATGTATACGTACGTCTGTACACATCGTTCTATGCGCAGTTGCTTCCACATAGAACCATTATGCGGAATCATAATGTCCGCTGGTGCGGACGGTTTGTCCTCTATGACATAGACGTGTACGGACTACCGCAAATATTTTCCATGGAGATTTTTGTCATCATTTTTGCTACGGTTCATTTATGCGAAAATATGCATACATAACGTTATGCGGATTACCCCGCATAGAACGTTTATGCGAACCGTCGCATTGTCGTTTATAGTTTGTCTATGCGGATTTCCGTCCGCATAGAAAATGTATGCTCCGTATGATCTTTAACGGGTGTCCGTGTATAATATTATATGCGGATTTTCTTCCGCATAGACAATGTATGCGCTGTATTGTCCTTTAAGCGTTTtccttatataatattatatgcgGATTGGCGTCCGCATAGAAATGTATGCGTTGTATTGTCCTTTTAAGCGGGTTTCCGTATATAATATTGTATGCGGATTTGTTTCCGCACAGTAGTACGCGTACAGTCATGTTTCCGCATATAGTTTTCTACGCGGATTTGATTCCAGATAAAATTTTATGCCCACGTCCGCACCAACGAGTCCCTCCCTATTTCCCCTCCGCCCTCTGCGATGGGCCCATCTCTATCTCCGGCTCCCTTCTCTCTTTATCGGGCCAACCCCAATTTCGAGCCTACCACCACCACCAACTCCGGCGACTCCGATGCCGCCGGACGGCCGGAGAGTCCTTCCTTCCCACCGTTCCTGTCCAGAAGGTCTGCACCTTATGATTGGATTCTCCTAACTTCTTTCTGGCGCTATTTTATGGTTTTGGTTTGATGCATAGCTAAATATGTGACACCCGTGCGTTGTATCTTGCTGCGGACAATTGAAACGCAAGAGctgtgggtgatgaagaggagtgAGACATGCCGACCAGCTTTagcattaaaaaaagaaaaatgaacacAACCTGTTCGACGAAATCACTACATGAAAATTATTGCAAGCCATGTCCCACATTGACCCCGCATGGGGAGACTAGCCTTGGTGGCCGAGATTATTGGTGTCTCCTCATCTTATTTCTCCTTATAATTAGAGGAAGCCACGTGCTCGGTCCATCACATTCGAAAGGTTTTCCTGCAATAGGAAGCAAAGACGGCCTGCCATGGCAGGTCCATCAGCTTGCCATCTTCCAGGGCTCACCTTGCTGCCCTCAGCGTCAAAGAAGTGCTGCACAAGTTGAGGACTTTTAGCTTCATCCTCTCTCACAGTCGAGAGGTTGTCTCGGGAACCTTTATGGCTGCATTGAGGAGCTCCTTCACTTGCCAAGCAACCAACAAGTTCTCTCGCATTCCCCACAGAATAAATTGGTGGAAGCGAAGCTGGACAGATACATTGGCTTGCTGGACCTGTGCGGTGACATGTGGGATAGCTTTGCTAAAATGAAAGAGCGCATTCAGGTTCTTTGCTCAGCCCTTCTCAGAAGAGGTGATGCAGCTAGTGAAAGTAAATTGCATGCTTGCATTATCTCTGTGAAGAAGACCCAAAAGGATGTCAAGAATTGCTCTAGATCTTTGAAGCAATTGAATAACAATTATACATCTATTTCTGCAATCGACAAGAAGTGTGATCTATCGATGGTATTGATGGAAGCATGAGAAATCACAATTGCTGTGCTATGATCTATGTTGTCTCTATTGTCCATGTCAATGCCAAAACCAAAAGCTAGCAGGTGGTTTTTTGTTTCAAAAGTGTTGAACAAGAGGAAGGTAGCCTATGAGGGGGAGCATGAAGATTTGGAATGGATGAATTGGAATGTGCAGATTTCTCATTCTATGCTTCTTACAAGTTCATTTCCTGCAAAGATTTTGATGATAGGAGGGTACTCAAGCCACTCAATCAATTGGAGGCATTAGAGAGTAGCATTGAAGTGCTTCAAAGTGGATTAGAATGCTTGTTCAGGCAACTAATCCAAAGTAGAGTCTCTCTTCTTAACATTCTCAGCTTGTAAACATGTCATCAAATGTTATATACCAGTGATCAGCTTCCACATTTAAGGTGATTTGCTGATCAATTTTACTCCTTTTACATTTTTGTGTATGAAATGCATGTTATATTGTTTGAATCAAAATAACATATTCAATTTTATCACAGATATTTCATCTTTTTGTCAAAGCATATATGGATGTTGGTATTATCTAATTATATTTCTAGATAgcgagaaaaatagaaaattgaaCCTATAGATATGGCTAGTTTTCATGAGCTGGCTTCTAGTGGCTTGAAGAGCTTCCAATTTCAAATCCTTGATATCACATTATTAAACTTATTAATGTTTCGACTCTTGGAACCTTCTCACACTCTCTATTTGAATTGGCAGGAGTGCATTAACAGTCTTTTGGTTAAAGAATGCTCATACAGAAGTTGCATGTATCCTCCTTTTGAAGTCAATTGGCTTACTGTTATTGGAAGAATGCTTCTCACAAACATCATTTACTTCAATCTTTGTGTCCAATGAGTGCATTGCTTGCAAGGATGTGGATGGCATGAAGGTACAGATGGCACAAGATCAGTCGGAGGCATCACATTCAACTTGATGGTCTTGAGACTAGATTAGAATGCCTGTTCAGGAGACTAAcccaaaatagagtttctcttcTTAACATCCTTGGCCTTTAGGGACTCCTTAACCTTGTGGCCAATACAATTTGCATCATCTGCATCCAAATTTCAAAGGGTTGCTGATGATTCTCTTCACAGTCCAACTTTGTATTTGAGCAGGGATCTATTATGTACAAATTTTCATTAAGGGAAAAAATCGGATATTCAATTCTAGGAGTGGTTCCTGTTTTCATTCATTTAatatcgaaggattttaatcaCTAGCAGAATGGTCAAACTATTCATGCATGTGTCACTCACTTTGAATTGAATTGACTTCTGATTACTTGAAACATAGCTTTAACCAGAATCTAGTGACTGCTGTGCATCACATTGCACTCAAATGTGCATAACTGCCTATTGGATCCACTCCTTTTTCTCAAGTTCATGTAAATTAACTAGGATATTTTATGTCTTAGTTTCATGATACATAGGAGAAGCATGTATCCATTTCTTAAGTTCAGTTTTGACTGTTGTTGGTGGAACTAATCCAACACCTATGTTTTTGATACGGGAATAATTTTAGATCAAAGGTACACTTTTTTTCCCTCATATCGTATTCTTCGTCTTTTGTCATTCTGCTCTGATCAGGATTCCATTGGATGGAGATTCAGCATACTGTGATTTCTTTAGTGTGTACATAACATATTTTAATAATTGTTGCTTTGTCATAAGTACAGACAACAAATTTCTTTATCtgtattctacatcaagtttcTTTAGTTTCCTCTCATAATTTCCATCTGTATTGTGATTGTTCTCTTAAACTTTCTCCTGTCACCAATTTTACCCCAGTTCAGGCACTTCCAATAAAAAagtagaagagaaaattttGTATTATTGAATTTTCAGGTAGTCGGGAGATGATAAATAAGTAGTTTATTGATATGACTCTTAACAGATATATTGTGAATTAACTTGATTACAACTTGCAAATTTTCATGGTTTCATTGTTATATTGACACATTTTTCTTGAAATAGGCCCAAAGATTAGATTCTTGTAACACATGACAAATTAGGATTATCATTTACAAGAACATCAAAAGAATCAAATGAGAATGACTTGGATTAGAACAAAATAAGAATCGGATGAGGACATATGGTTTTTAGATGCATCATTTGCCTTCCAACCTCTCTATAAGCCGACTTTTAACATCTGTGTGCTTCTGCTATCTATTCTTTAGCCATGTGGTTGTTGGTTGGTTGGTAATTCTCATTATTAGGCCATGTCAGAATTTGATTAAGTTCACCAAGGACAGTCGGTGCTGGCCTGCCTGATGGGTTGTTGGGGAGACAAGCAGCGCAAGAGAACTCGTGTGTGGTACTAACTCATTTGAGCTAAATTTTTATGGTAGGCATGAAACTTATTTTGTAGAAATCGGAATATGGAAAAGAAATGAGCAGAGCCTGTCTGGTGAAGTCTAAACATGATCACATTGCAAGCCAAACCCACATTGGAAGCACATGGGACATTGTCCAAGACTAGGACATGAGACCTTCACATGTGAGATAGAAAGTTATAACTACTATGGTGATGCGTAGTATAAAATATTTACTATATAGTTAAGTAACTATTTTATGTACATTTTATAGGTTGTATCTGGATTATTTGTGACCTGATTTAACAAAAGATCCAAAAGATCACTGGAATGAAGATGAAattaggtttgatttgaatattTAATTAAACTTGAATATAGATTGGATTTAGGATGTGCCAAACTCTGTCTAACAGCCCTTGATGACCCAATCAGTGGTCATCAAATTATTTTGTCAACTAAACCAAAGAAGAGTCTTTCTGTTTAACATCCTCAGTTTCTAAAAAAGCCTTCAAAACTTGTACGCTAATGATTAGCATCCACATATTAGGCTATTTGCTAATTAATTTTGCCTTTATAATTTTATCTGCAAAGTGAAATGTTCCATCTTATTGGAAATAACATATTCAATGTTATAAGAAATTTCAAATACACGTGTTTTGGTTTTATCTAaccttattttcttagtttctgCGCGCAAAGAGAAAAGTCAATCAAGAGATGGTCAGCTTTTTTTATGAATTGGTTTCTATTGGCTTGAAGAAAGATTCCAACTTCAAATTCTTAATATGTTGAATCCATATAATGCTTCAAGTCCTGGAAATTTCTCAGACTTTCTGTTTAAATGGACAGGAGTGCATTATCGGACTCTTAATTAAGGAACACTCATTTTTGAAAGATCAAACAACAGAGGCATGTATTCATCTTTTGTTTCAATTGGATTACAATTATTAGAAGTATGCTTCACAAGCAAAATCCTTCATTTCGTTAGGCATTTCATGGATGGTATGTATATTAGTTTTAAGTTTGAACAATTCATTTTTGATCCATATTTATTAATTCTatcttgttttctttcttcGTTTGTCTACTTATTCCCGACATTATTGCACTCTAGGTGCCTCCTGCACATATTAGCCAATTTttccttcttcattttttttttgatattgcaATCTAGTATTTGGTTAAACATTGAAATGTATATTGTAATTTCTATATTATCCCTGGAGATTCTCGTTCCTTGTTGGAATGACATCAACCTTCTTCAGATCCTTTCTCAAGTTTATTATATCTGCATTTACTCTACTTTTTAGTTGTTCATTTTTGACTTGCATTACCACTTAGATGGAGTTGTAAGGCTGCTCCTTCCTGTGAGATACAGTCTTAACTTCAGCAGGAAAGAATCCAAaagaattggaaaaaaaaattgtgactAACTAGCAAAAGTGAACAATAAAAGGATCACTGTTTCATAACTGAATCATATAAAGGCATCATTTTATAACTAAGACTTTCGGCACTGGTTGATTGCTTGTTTCATAACTTGGACACAGGGGACTAGTTGATTGCTTCTATCACAATGTACGGTGTCCTTTATTACATGCTCACGGTACAGAAGGCACGTGCAATACTTTATTGACATCTTAATCAAGGAAAATAAATGTTATAGTTTTATGCTTTCACCTTTTCCCcatctttttaaatttttcaagaaaCAAGTGGTGCTGCCATGTGATCAATCTAAACATATGTAATGTTAACAAAATCTGCCAAGAGGCCACGACAAACATTTGGATGCTGATGCTATTTGTTATTATTTATTGTTTCTTTCCATGTGTCTGGCCTTTATGTTGCTAGATCATTTTCAATAGGAATGCATGCATCAGACCATCATCATGGATGTGGTGGTAGATTGATAGGGTGTTGGGGAGACAAGCGGGCAAATGATTATAATGGAGTAAAGCAtagtttttttatctttttttcttgaaaggAGTGGTGCAATTATTTTAAGCCATATTGTTATTATAATACTTGTAGAGTAAATATATCCAAATGTGCATGATCTGCTTCGAGAATTTGTTGCAAGAATCAATTGGAATATGAAGACTGACATGAAGTCATTGACATCACAGGGAATGCATAGCTGGCAAGATTCCCATTGTCTTCACTGGAGGAAAACAGTGCTAACCTGATAGGTACGGTGAGGGTAATAGCCCTCGTGTGTTCTTCAATATTCTTGTTGAGGGAACTCGTGTGTTGTGCGCTAAATCATTAGAATAAATTATTTATGAAAGACCTGAACAATAAGTAGAGTCTGTCTccagaaatcattacaagaccCATATTGACATCACACGGGAAGCATAGGTGGCCAAGATTCTTGGTGCCTCCCATCTTCTACAGATACATTGTTTTATAAGGCGTGGGAGCCAAGAAGCCAACCCAGAGCATCATCTTCTTCTCTAGTCTTCTCTTGTCATCCACTCAGAGAGGCTgcactacaaaaaaaaagaaaaaatatagaaGGATTGTTGGAATGGTTACTAACAGAGAAAGATTTAACTCTACATGCATTCCTCACTCTCTTTCAATTGAATTAGCTTGTGATGGCTTGAAGAATATCATGAATCAAACATTAATGACTGGTGCAGAACATGTTCCACCTGTATTTACACTATTTTCTGCTGGGTGCATTCttgaaaataatataaatgGGGAGAAGCATGTATCACCTCTTCAAATTAGTTTCCAACTGTTGTTTGGGGAAGTTATCCAACAGCAAATCCTCAAAATTTTCAGAGAACTTTTGACAGGATCTTGTGTTCAGATTGAggccctccttttctttctttctttctttttttttgcctcaGATCATATTTTAGCTATGCTGCTTGTTATCTTCCTTTATTCATTATGATTACCATGCTTGCCTACGTCTTGTTCGGACATTATGCTTTGTTTAACATCCATTGAACATAAATATAGCTCACTGTTATTTCACTATCATTTACATTGAAACTTCTACTAATTGCTGTAACAGCCATAACACAACCAACAAACCTTTTCTCATTTATCTGAAGTTTTTTAATGGAACATATTCATCTGAAGTTGACATCAGGTTTCCTCAATTTTCTCTTAGAACTTCTATGgtgtcttcttcttgttctttcatTGATATTAAACTTACACAGTTACCCCTAATAAAGGAGTAGAAAAAAGTTTATATACTGTTAGAGTGATCAAGTACCCAGAAGAAGATAAATTATTaaattactttattaatttgaccCTCAACATTTATTTGTGGATGAAATGGATCCCATGAGCTGAGTTACATATTGTTATTAGTCATTCTTGATGAGAACCCAAAGTTTTAAGGTCTTGTGGttaggctctctctctctctctctctctctcttccttttctttcttcttttttctttgagagagagagagagttggcccTTGGCTTATCGCATATAATTTCCTTTCTTAGATTGAATATTTTGATGTTATAAGATTAACAAAAGAATCAAATGTGAATGGTTAGTTTTTGCACAACCCCTAACATTTACCTAACAGCATTTTGCTACAAGGGGACATCTAACGTGTCTGATTCTGCAACTAGTACTTCTATTATATGCTTGTAAGATGGTCACCAGGTTTTATTATTAGGCCATGTATGGATCTGATTACATTCATCGAAGACAGTTGGTGCTGGCCTGATGGATTGTTGGGGAGACAACCACGGCGAAAGCCCTCGTGCATTGTACATTAATTTATAGGTTAATGCATCACAGACATAATCTGATTCCTATCACCTGGAAATCAGACTAAAGAAGAGAAATGAGCAGAGCTTGTCTGGAAAAATCATTACAAGAGCCATTTTGCTAGCCAAGACCCATATTGACATCACATGGGAAGCACAGGTGGCCAAGATTCTTGGTGTCTCCCATCTTCTCCAGAGGTGTTGGTTTATAAGCAAGAGGACTCCAAGGACTAGAGCCAAAGCATCAtccttctctctctagtttTCTCTTCTGATGCAAACAGAGAAACCActgcaaaaaaaagaagagcaag
Proteins encoded in this window:
- the LOC103701159 gene encoding uncharacterized protein LOC103701159 — translated: MIVLVLVEARENTLALLPSILALLSKPKPKSKVTRRSSVSKALRRRKVASEGEHEDLNEISNVDFLFRAAYEGLSCKDVDDEKLLKAQKQLGDTGSMRRIFGEWYRLHPLSQSRGCLGNLYGCIEELLHLPSNQQVLSHSPQNKLVEAKLDRYIGLLDLCGDMWDSFAKMKERIQVLCSALLRRGDAASESKLHACIISVKKTQKDVKNCSRSLKQLNNNYTSISAIDKKCDLSMVLMEASSRFGMDELECADFSFYASYKFISCKDFDDRRVLKPLNQLEALESSIEVLQSGLECLFRQLIQSRVSLLNILSL